From Bradyrhizobium sp. AZCC 1610:
ATTTAGCGAGGGGGCCTATGTCGAACGCCGCAGCATTCGGCGGGATGGAGGGCTCGCAGGGCAGGCCGTATCCATTGAGGGCCTGTCGGCCACATCGACTGATGTACTGGTTCGGATCGAAAGCCTTGCCGGCGCAGTACAGACCGAGCGGCTTTCCCCGACGAAGACGACGTTCATTGTTCAGGCCACGCCAGGCGCGGGCGAGGTGGCTGCAACTTATCTGCGCCTTGGCGTCGAACACATTCTGTTCGGCTTCGATCACCTGCTGTTTGTGCTGGCGCTGGTGATCCTCGTTCGAGGCTGGGCCCGCGTCGCCCTTACAGTGACGGCATTCACCATCGCGCACAGCATTACGCTTGCCGCGGCGACGCTCGGTTTCGTGAACGTGCCCGGTCCGCCTGTTGAAGCAACCATAGCGCTTAGCATTGTGCTTGTTTCGGTCGAGATTCTAAATGCGCGCCGCGGAAAGCCGAGTCTGACGACGCGTATGCCGTGGCTGGTCGCCTTCAGCTTTGGACTTTTGCACGGTTTCGGCTTCGCCGGGGCGCTGGCGGAGGTCGGATTACCTCAACATGCGATCCCCGTTGCGCTGCTGTTTTTCAATATTGGGGTGGAGGTCGGGCAGCTTATCTTTGTCGCCGCAGTCTTGTCGGCAATTTCGCTATTGCGCTACACAGCGTCCCGACTATTGGAACCTGCGCCCTTACAGCGCGCACTTGACCGGCTCGATGTGACGGTCGGCTACGCCATAGGCGTCGTGGCGGCCTACTGGCTGGTTGAGCGAACGACCGCCTTCTTCGCATAGTTTGCGGTCCGTCATTGCCCGCCAAGGGAAATTAGCTCTGGCGGCGAGAGCCCCGACATCGCTATATCCATCCATCGCTGCCCACGGCGCGGCTTCGAGGGACGATGTCCTCCGATTCAACGATTGGGGAAAAGTCATGCCTTCTGAAACTCGCTCGCCCCGTCTCGCTGTTCTGATCGATGCCGACAATGCGTCCGCAAAGATTGCGGACGGGTTGTTCGAGGAGATTGCCAAGATCGGGGAGGCCAGCGTTCGCCGTATCTACGGCGACTTCTCCAATGCCCGATCCAAGGGCTGGTCCGACATTCTGTCGAAACATGCCATCATACCCCAGCAGCAGTTCGCCTATACGACCGGAAAGAATGCGTCCGACATAACCCTCGTCATTGACGCGATGGACCTGCTTCACAGCGGTCGGTTCGACGGATTCTGTCTGGTATCTTCCGACAGCGATTTTACGCGACTTGCCGCCCGCATCCGGGAGCACGGCGTCGATGTGTTCGGGTTCGGCGCGCAGAAGACGCCGGAAAGCTTCAGGCAGGCCTGCCGAAGATTCTTCTATACCGAGAACCTGCTTGGCGGCACGGCCAACATTCAGGATGCCGCCTCGAAGTCGCAGCCGCTGCAATCCCCTGATGAAGCCACCTCCATCATCAAGAAGGTCATCGCCCAGATGGAAAGCGAAGACGGGTGGGTCGATCTTGGGGAGGTCGGAAAACGGATTACCAACCTGGCCCCCGATTTCGATTCGAGGACCTTCGGCTCCCGCAAGCTGAGCGACCTCGTGCGAAAGACAAATTCTTTCGAGATCGAGCCCAAGGGCGGAGCCATGCGAATTCGGATCAAGCCGCCGGCCGGATCACCGCCGAAGACGCGAACCGCTCGAAAACCTGCGGGCTGAGTAACCGAAGGCTGTCTCAGCCCAGACCGCAACGAGCGCGGCCACAAGCCATCCATGATTAAGCGCATGGCACGGGCCCGCTTTTGTGAAGGTTTGCGGACGCCGGCCCCGGAGTCCGCGGCGCCACCTTCATGGGGCCGGCATCCGAAAACCTTCACATGGACGGACATTGAGCGGTCACGCTGACATCCACTAGCGGTCATCCTTACCGACTACTGCCGATCACGGCGAACGTGCTCAACCGATAGTTGCGCAGATGACCGAAAAAGGGTTAGCTTCGCCGAATTTGGGAGAGCGCGATGACGCAACCGATTCCAGAAGCGATCCAGGCTGAGCGTCTCACCGCGGCACTCCGCCGAACTGGCGTGCTTGGCGAGGCTCACGTCAGCGATGTCACGGTCGAAAGCTCCCGCGATACCATCCTCTCTCGAATTATTCGGGTACGCTTGATGTACAGTGTACCGACCGACGACGCCCCACACTCCCTCATCTTCAAGACTTGTCACCCTGATCGCGTCGGAGATGCGCTGCATGCCGGCCGTCAGGAGGTCGCGTTTTATGATCAGATTGCGCCACTGATGGTGACCAACATAGTGCCTCGCTGTTTCGAGGCGTATCGCGATGCAGAGACGAGCGCGTGGCATCTCCTCCTTGAGGACCTCACAGAAACCCACGCCGTTCCGACGCAGTGGCCGCTGCCGCCCACAAGGCAGCAATGTGGAGCAATCGTTCGAGCGCACGCTCGCCTCCATGCTTCTTGGTGGGACAGCCCGCGACTCGGTGTCTCCGTAGGGACGTGGCTCGATCCCGAGGCCATGGATCGGCAGATGCAGCTTGTCGCGAACGACTTCCAACGTTTTGCTGATCGCGCGGGTGACCTACTGTCACGCGAGCGGCGCCGGCTCTATGAACAATTGCTCGGCTCTGCACCTCGTCTGCTTCAGCGCTATCACTCCCATCGAAACTTTACGATCACCCAAGGCGACGCGCATGTTTGGAATACGTTTTTGCCGCGAGACCATCAGTCCGACGATGCTCGACTGTTCGACTGGGACAGCTGGCGCCTCGATGTCGCATCGCGGGACCTTGCCTACATGATCGCGATGCACTGGTATCCTGACCGTCGACAAGCGATGGAACGTTCACTTCTCGACGAATACCACGAGACGCTGGTTGCTCACGGGGTCCAGGGCTACGATCGACATGTGCTCGAAGCCGATTATCGATTGTCGGTGCTTTGGCAAATTACGACGCCCGTGTGGCAAGCTGTGAACAATATCCCCGCCGTGATCTGGTGGAATGGTCTTGAACGCATCATGCTTGCCGTCGATGATCTCGATTGCAGGTCGCTACTTACCTGAACCCAGTCCGAATTTGGTCAGAAGCTCACCTCTTGGGAATGACCGCTTTTGGTGGCGGACGGTTGGCAGGGCCTCTCGATCCGCTAGACTGTCCTGCAACGGATGAGCGGACGCGGTTGCGTCGTCTGCCGCTAAGAAAATGTCGGGGGGAAGCATGGGCCGAAAGATCGCGATCGTCGGAGCGGGCGCCGTCGGCGGGTATGCCGGTGCCCATATGGTGCAGGCGGGCGAGGATGTCACGTTCATCGATCCCTGGCCCGAGCATGTCGAGCACATGAGGAAGCACGGGCTGCGCGTCACGCACGCCATGGACATCTCGGAATTCCAGGTTCCGGTGCGCGCGCTCCACGTCACGGACGCGCAGCAGCTCGCCAAGGAGAAGCCGGTCGAGATCGCCTTCGTCTGCATGAAGTCCTACGACACGGCCTGGGCCACCATGCTGATCCAGCAATATTTGGCGGCGGACGGCTATGTCGTGTCGCTGCAGAACTGCATGAACGAGGAGACGATTGCCGGCATTGTCGGCTGGGGCAAGACGCTGGGCTGCATTGCCAGCAGCATCACGGTGAACCTGCCGGAGGCCGGCCACATCCACCGCGGCGCCGGCAAGGGCGGGGCGGCGCATACCGTATTCCGCGCGGGCGAAGTGCACGGCCGCATCACGCCGCGGGCGGAAGAGGTCTGCCGCCTGGTCGGCTACTCCGACAGCGCTAAAGTGACGGACAATCTCTGGGGCGAGCGCTGGTCGAAACTGGTCGCCAATGTCATGGGCAACGGGCTCTCCGCCTGCACCGGCCTGCCTGGCGGGGAAATCCTGCAAAGCGAGCCGCTGCGCCGTTTTTCCACGCGGCTAGGGAGCGAAGCGATCCGCGTCGGACAGGCGCAGGGCTATCAACTGGAGGAGATCCTGCATCTGCCGCCGGAGACGATCGCGCGCGCCGGCGAAGGCGACGCGGCCGCGATGCGCGTCTGCGACGAGCAGCGTTTCAAGGATGCCAAGCGCACATCGTCCCAGCAGCGTCCCTCGATGGGGCAGGACATGCAGAAAGGCCGGCGCACCGAGATCGAATTCCTCAACGGTTTGGTGGTACGCGAGGGCGAGAAGGTCGGCATTTCCTGCGCCGCAAATGCCGCGCTGACGGATATCGTCAAGCGGGTGGAGCGTGGCGAGTTGAGTCCAGATCCGCGGCACATCACCGAACTGCGGCTGAACTGAGCCGGACGTGCGTCGGCAGCTTCGCTGGCGCGTCGCCTAGTTGACGGGCCCGCCATGACCTAAATGTTCAGTATCTGGCTCCGCTGGCTTCACCCCGGTCATCCGGTTGACCATGATTGTTACGAGCCAAAGAACGACGCCCACCGCGAGCAGGACACCGGCGACGTGGTACTGAACAATGGCTCGGCCGGTCCAGGGACCCGTGAGGAAAGCGCAAAACACAGCCCCCAGGATCGGCAGAATAGTTGGCGTGCGGAAATGCTGGTGATCCACACGATCGCGCCGAAGCACCAGGACCGCGACATTCACCACCGTGAAAACGCATAACAGGAGAAGCGCGGTGGTGCCTCCGAGCGCCGGCACCTCACCGACAAACGTGATCAGGGCAAATGCCAGCAACGTCGTGAAGCCAATGGCGACATAAGGCGTCCGCCGCGTCTCGTGTACTTTGCCAAGCGGTGCCGGAAGCACATGCTCGCGGCTCATGCCATACACAAGGCGGCTCGCCATCAGCATATTGATGAGAGCGCTATTGGCCACGGCAAACATGGTGATGAATCCAAAGATCCAAAGTGGAAAATTTGGCGCGCCTTGTTGGACCACCTTCAGAAGCGGTGTCTCGCCTTCGGCCAATTGCTCCGGCGCCACCAGCGTGATTGCCGAGATCGAGACAAGAACATAGATGAGACCTGTAATCACAAGGCCGGTAAGCAAGACCCTTGGAAAGTGACGGCTTGGATCCTTGCATTCCTCGGCCATATTGACCGAATCCTCGAAGCCTACCATGGCAAAGAATGCGAGCGTGGTCGCGGCAATCACCGGCCAGAACATGCTGCCGTCCGCGGTCGAACGAAACTGAATGATTCGCGAGACATCGCCTTGGCCCAACCCGATCGCCCAAAGGCCGATTACGATAATAATCAACAGCCCCGTCAGCTCCACACAGGTGAGGACGACGTTAGCCTTCACACTTTCGCCGACGCCGCGGAAATTGACCGCAGCAACGATTGCCATGAAAACGAGACCAGTGACCGTAATGGCAAAGCCCGACAGATTGAGCCCCATCGCATTCGACATGTTCGCGGCGAAAGCCCGGGATGCAGTCGATGCCGAGGTGATACCTGAGCACATCACCGCAAATGCAACGATGAACGTGACAAAATGGATGCCAAAAGCTTTGTGGGTGTAGAGAGCCGCGCCCGCGGCTTTCGGATATTTCGTGACCAGCTCGAGATAGCTGAACGCGGTCACGAGGGCGACCACAAACGCAACCACAAAAGGCAGCCATACAATGCCGCCGACTTGCTTCGCCACCTGGCCCGTGAGCGCGTAGATTCCGGTGCCGAGAATATCGCCGACGATGAACAGCAAGAGCAGCCAGGGCCCCATGACCCTACGAAGGCTGGGTTCAGCACCGCTTGATAGAGTGCCAGCGTTCATTGGGACATCGGTCATGGCACGCCTCTTTATTATCGGTGACGCAAGTGCAGTGTATGGGCAGTTGAAACCCTTGTGCAATAGCGGCTTCCGGAACGCTATGAGGCGGCCTTACTCACCAATCCGCAGCTCGCTGCCGCGATCAGGAAGACGCCTGCTCGAACCGTTCAAGCTGCACGGTTACGGCTTCCCAGTGATTGGGCAATGGGCCAGCGAATTAGCTGAAATTGCGGAACAATTTCCAGTTGCGGGCATTCAGTTCGCGTGCGTTCCGGTTCGCGGTACAGACGGCATGGAGGCGGGCTTGGTCGACACGTCTGCCGTGAGGCCGGTTACCCTGCGAGCTGGTTGGCGCGATGCGGTCCCACAGGAGGACAACCATGCGATTGATCACATCGACTGCGATACTGATCCTATCGGTGCTTCCTGCGCTCGCCGATCGCGCGGTCACTGAAGACGAGCGCGCAAAGCTTGTCGCTGCGGTCCAGGCGGAGGGATGTTTAGGCGGCAAGCTCGAGATGGATGAAGACGACCAGCAGTTTGAGGTCGATGACGCCGTCTGCGCGGACGGCAAGAAGTATGATCTCAAGTTTGATATGCAAATGCGCATGAAACGAAAGAATCTGGACTGAGTTCCGACGCGCATGCGTTATTACGAGCCAGCGGGGTCGGGCGAATGCAACCCGATGACAGATTCGGCGACGCAATCCATTTCGCCGCGCCGTGACGCATCAGATGCGGACGACTGGACCCGCCAATGTGATGACAACGACATACAGCACGAAGGCTGCGATCGAAGCGAGGGCAAGGGCTAATCCGCCGCCGACCGACAGCCGTTCGAGTTCGACGGTTTGGCCACCACTGAGATAGCGCTGCAGTGCAAACAGCAGAAACGGGATCCCGATCAGAAAAGATTGCAGATATATAGCGAGGCCGAGGCCAACCAGTACCCCGATCCAGCCTGCGATCAGTGCCGACTTCCGGCTCACCGAGCCAATGAGCGCGTTGAGGATCAGTCCGCCATCGAGGGGATAGATCGGCAACAGGTTGGCTGCATTGACGACGGCGAACATCTCCACCGCCTGCCTTAGTTGAGTTTCGCCGGTTGCGCGATACAGGGGAACGGACCAATCCACGACTTCCCAACCAAGACATTCGCAATTTCTTCAGCCGACCCTGATGCAACGTTAGCATGTATTGTCGCCTAGCAAAGCAGTTAGCTTGTCTGTGCAGCGATATCTCTGATGTGTGGCGTGTTTCCATCCCGTGATGGCGTCAACCAATTGATTTATCGTGTCTTTCGTCAATCCCTTCCACTCCGCGGGAAATAAAATCAGCCGCGTTGAGATCGCACGTCGCCGCCGCGAAGATCGCAGCCAGAGCGAACAGAGTTGAGCGAGGCGCGACATGGCGAAGATGCGGGCGATCGATGCGGCTGTGCGGATCCTGGAGAAGGAGGGCGTGACCATCGCCTTTGGCGTGCCGGGCGCGGCGATCAATCCGTTGTACTCCGCGCTGAAGAAGCGCGGCTCGATCGGCCACATCCTGGCGCGCCATGTCGAGGGCGCTTCGCACATGGCCGAGGGCTATACCCGCGCCAAGGCCGGCAATATCGGCGTCTGCATCGGCACATCAGGTCCGGCCGGCACCGACATGATCACGGGGCTTTATTCGGCGATCGCGGATTCGATCCCGATCCTCTGCATTACCGGCCAGGCGCCGCGCGCGCGGCTCTACAAGGAGGACTTTCAGGCCATCGATATCGAATCCATCGCAAAACCCGTGACGAAATGGGCGGTGACCGTGCGCGAACCGGCGCTGGTGCCGCGCGTATTCAGCCAGGCGTTTCACATCATGCGTTCCGGGCGTCCCGGACCCGTGCTGATCGACCTGCCGCTCGACGTGCAGCTTGCCGAAATCGAATTCGACGACGAGACCTATGAGCCGCTCTCGGTCTACAAGCCGGCCGCCACGCGCAAGCAGATCGAGAAAGCACTCGAAATGCTCAATGCCGCCGAGCGTCCGCTGATCGTGGCGGGCGGCGGCGTCATCAATGCCGATGCGTCGGACTTGCTGGTGGCGTTCGCCGAAACCGTCAACGTTCCGGTGGTGCCGACGCTGATGGGGTGGGGCGCCATTCCCGACGATCATGTGCTGATGGCCGGCATGGTCGGACTGCAGACCAGCCACCGCTACGGCAACGCGACCATGCTGCAATCCGACTTCGTGCTCGGGATCGGCAACCGCTGGGCCAACCGGCACACCGGTTCGATCGAGACCTACACCAAGGGGCGGACGTTTGTGCACGTCGATATCGAACCGACGCAGATCGGGCGCGTCTTCAATCCCGATTTCGGCATCGTGTCCGACGCCAAGGCGGCTCTCGAACTGTTCGTCACGGTCGCCAGGGAGTGGCGGAAGGCCGGCAAGCTGAGGGAGCGGCAGGCGTGGCCGGCGGCGTGCCAGGACCGCAAGCGCTCGATGCTGCGCAAGAGCCATTTCGACGACATGCCGATCAAGCCGCAGCGCGTTTACGAGGAGATGAACAAGACATTCGGACGCGACACCTGCTATGTCAGCGTGATCGGACTGTCGCAGATCGCCGGCGCGCAGTTCCTCGGCGTCTATCACCCGCGCAACTGGATCAATGCGGGGCAGGCCGGTCCGCTCGGCTGGACACTGCCGGCGGCGCTCGGCGTGCGCGCGGCCGACCCGAGCCGCGAGATCGTCGCGCTGTCGGGCGATTATGATTTCCAGTTCCTGATCGAGGAGCTCGCGGTCGGCGCCCAATTCAAGCTGCCTTACATCCACGTCGTCGTGAACAACTCCTATCTCGGACTGATCCGCCAGGCGCAG
This genomic window contains:
- a CDS encoding HupE/UreJ family protein, producing MNRFRFLFAVLTVLLAQPAISDELRPGYLEVRQTSPDAYNLLFKIPARGEDLRLAIYVKLPEGTQDVAPPRASFSEGAYVERRSIRRDGGLAGQAVSIEGLSATSTDVLVRIESLAGAVQTERLSPTKTTFIVQATPGAGEVAATYLRLGVEHILFGFDHLLFVLALVILVRGWARVALTVTAFTIAHSITLAAATLGFVNVPGPPVEATIALSIVLVSVEILNARRGKPSLTTRMPWLVAFSFGLLHGFGFAGALAEVGLPQHAIPVALLFFNIGVEVGQLIFVAAVLSAISLLRYTASRLLEPAPLQRALDRLDVTVGYAIGVVAAYWLVERTTAFFA
- a CDS encoding aminoglycoside phosphotransferase; translated protein: MTQPIPEAIQAERLTAALRRTGVLGEAHVSDVTVESSRDTILSRIIRVRLMYSVPTDDAPHSLIFKTCHPDRVGDALHAGRQEVAFYDQIAPLMVTNIVPRCFEAYRDAETSAWHLLLEDLTETHAVPTQWPLPPTRQQCGAIVRAHARLHASWWDSPRLGVSVGTWLDPEAMDRQMQLVANDFQRFADRAGDLLSRERRRLYEQLLGSAPRLLQRYHSHRNFTITQGDAHVWNTFLPRDHQSDDARLFDWDSWRLDVASRDLAYMIAMHWYPDRRQAMERSLLDEYHETLVAHGVQGYDRHVLEADYRLSVLWQITTPVWQAVNNIPAVIWWNGLERIMLAVDDLDCRSLLT
- a CDS encoding PepSY domain-containing protein; translation: MRLITSTAILILSVLPALADRAVTEDERAKLVAAVQAEGCLGGKLEMDEDDQQFEVDDAVCADGKKYDLKFDMQMRMKRKNLD
- the gcl gene encoding glyoxylate carboligase yields the protein MAKMRAIDAAVRILEKEGVTIAFGVPGAAINPLYSALKKRGSIGHILARHVEGASHMAEGYTRAKAGNIGVCIGTSGPAGTDMITGLYSAIADSIPILCITGQAPRARLYKEDFQAIDIESIAKPVTKWAVTVREPALVPRVFSQAFHIMRSGRPGPVLIDLPLDVQLAEIEFDDETYEPLSVYKPAATRKQIEKALEMLNAAERPLIVAGGGVINADASDLLVAFAETVNVPVVPTLMGWGAIPDDHVLMAGMVGLQTSHRYGNATMLQSDFVLGIGNRWANRHTGSIETYTKGRTFVHVDIEPTQIGRVFNPDFGIVSDAKAALELFVTVAREWRKAGKLRERQAWPAACQDRKRSMLRKSHFDDMPIKPQRVYEEMNKTFGRDTCYVSVIGLSQIAGAQFLGVYHPRNWINAGQAGPLGWTLPAALGVRAADPSREIVALSGDYDFQFLIEELAVGAQFKLPYIHVVVNNSYLGLIRQAQRGFDMDYQVQLSFENINAPELGVYGVDHVAVAEGLGCKAIRVTDPNHAQAAFATAREWMAEFQVPVVVEFILERVTNISMGTEIDNIVEFEEVLDLPLDATPARPSAPQSGKLLPA
- a CDS encoding NYN domain-containing protein codes for the protein MPSETRSPRLAVLIDADNASAKIADGLFEEIAKIGEASVRRIYGDFSNARSKGWSDILSKHAIIPQQQFAYTTGKNASDITLVIDAMDLLHSGRFDGFCLVSSDSDFTRLAARIREHGVDVFGFGAQKTPESFRQACRRFFYTENLLGGTANIQDAASKSQPLQSPDEATSIIKKVIAQMESEDGWVDLGEVGKRITNLAPDFDSRTFGSRKLSDLVRKTNSFEIEPKGGAMRIRIKPPAGSPPKTRTARKPAG
- a CDS encoding APC family permease, with the translated sequence MTDVPMNAGTLSSGAEPSLRRVMGPWLLLLFIVGDILGTGIYALTGQVAKQVGGIVWLPFVVAFVVALVTAFSYLELVTKYPKAAGAALYTHKAFGIHFVTFIVAFAVMCSGITSASTASRAFAANMSNAMGLNLSGFAITVTGLVFMAIVAAVNFRGVGESVKANVVLTCVELTGLLIIIVIGLWAIGLGQGDVSRIIQFRSTADGSMFWPVIAATTLAFFAMVGFEDSVNMAEECKDPSRHFPRVLLTGLVITGLIYVLVSISAITLVAPEQLAEGETPLLKVVQQGAPNFPLWIFGFITMFAVANSALINMLMASRLVYGMSREHVLPAPLGKVHETRRTPYVAIGFTTLLAFALITFVGEVPALGGTTALLLLCVFTVVNVAVLVLRRDRVDHQHFRTPTILPILGAVFCAFLTGPWTGRAIVQYHVAGVLLAVGVVLWLVTIMVNRMTGVKPAEPDTEHLGHGGPVN
- a CDS encoding ketopantoate reductase family protein, with amino-acid sequence MGRKIAIVGAGAVGGYAGAHMVQAGEDVTFIDPWPEHVEHMRKHGLRVTHAMDISEFQVPVRALHVTDAQQLAKEKPVEIAFVCMKSYDTAWATMLIQQYLAADGYVVSLQNCMNEETIAGIVGWGKTLGCIASSITVNLPEAGHIHRGAGKGGAAHTVFRAGEVHGRITPRAEEVCRLVGYSDSAKVTDNLWGERWSKLVANVMGNGLSACTGLPGGEILQSEPLRRFSTRLGSEAIRVGQAQGYQLEEILHLPPETIARAGEGDAAAMRVCDEQRFKDAKRTSSQQRPSMGQDMQKGRRTEIEFLNGLVVREGEKVGISCAANAALTDIVKRVERGELSPDPRHITELRLN